The Bos indicus x Bos taurus breed Angus x Brahman F1 hybrid chromosome 3, Bos_hybrid_MaternalHap_v2.0, whole genome shotgun sequence genome includes a window with the following:
- the ATXN7L2 gene encoding ataxin-7-like protein 2 isoform X3 — MAVRERAAAAMAALERRVPSLDDFAGQSWSSWVERADLPAADGAELEESNKNPKKLDAMTLIKEDMSIFGHCPAHDDFYLVVCNHCSQVVKPQAFQKHCERRHGPLSKLYTRAPPPPPAPASSQKCHVVNGQGPACRGPGSTKTSSREKGQGSRSRGHQPPEKTQKDNLCQPGGLTKDSPGKNPMASPSKELPGRESIEIAPSEGPSHRTEGSPSEKEPGGAKLPPKTHRKMARKECDLNRQCGVINPETKKICTRLLTCKIHSVHQRREVQGRAKDFDVLVAELKANSRKGESPKEKSPGRKEAALERPSQEPPASVQLVAAAAAPSGAFSARAKPTYPYCALPRSRASSESELDDEGPCGDGDPGLFPFPLPRGGAQASSEESEEEGTSDELHLPTDCHYANRPPRPQAFCTFGSRLVSPGCYVFSRRLDRFCSALSSMLERHLSSHMWKKIPPAAEPPSHLVSSLPSAPLSPSPTGSSPRLPGPPPRPTCPASTPPTKDSLVPSYPAGSPNVAAACSQAECIGGSQAITSPLPANTPSPSFSKLPPSKASKSSKGKDRLEVEAPSRKRKLSPGPTTFKRTCILEPTGKGKPSGCRGLTAKTKPALGLGLNGTVGPRVKRAGPLDCRGSPHQPPTPVKASQLDSQGVAGHAAKALPTNCLSEEEVAKKRKNLATYCRPVKAKHCQAGAPADAACSVRRKKPGPALAFEEKCSTLQELELPLFPEGKEVGLHEL, encoded by the exons ATGGCGGTGCGTGAACGCGCGGCGGCAGCAATGGCCGCTCTGGAGCGGCGGGTGCCGAGTCTCGATGACTTCGCGGGACAGAGCTGGAGCTCGTGGGTGGAGCGGGCCGATCTGCCCGCGGCCGATG gggctgaGTTGGAGGAGAGTAACAAAAACCCGAAGAAGTTGGATGCCATGACCCTCATTAAAGAAG ACATGTCCATCTTCGGGCACTGCCCTGCCCATGACGACTTCTATTTGGTTGTATGTAACCATTGCAGCCAAGTGGTGAAGCCTCAAGCTTTCCAGAAGCACTGCG AAAGAAGACATGGGCCCCTCAGCAAGCTCTACACCCGggccccacctccacctccagcccCTGCCAGCTCTCAGAAATGCCATGTAGTGAATGGGCAGGGCCCTGCTTGTAGGGGCCCAGGTTCTACCAAAACCTCCTCCAGGGAGAAGGGCCAGGGGTCTCGCAGCCGTGGCCATCAGCCTCCTGAGAAGACCCAGAAGGACAACCTCTG CCAGCCAGGTGGCCTCACCAAGGACTCCcctggaaaaaatcccatggcATCCCCTTCTAAAGAACTTCCTGGCAGAGAGAGCATCGAGATAGCCCCCAGCGAGGGTCCCAGTCACCGGACTGAAGGCAGCCCTTCtgaaaaggagcctggtggggccaaGCTGCCCCCTAAAACCCACCGCAAGATGGCTC GGAAGGAGTGCGACCTCAACAGGCAGTGTGGGGTAATAAATCCAGAGACCAAAAAGATCTGTACCCGCCTTCTCACCTGCAAG ATCCACTCGGTGCACCAGCGCCGGGAGGTCCAGGGCCGAGCCAAGGACTTTGACGTGCTGGTGGCAGAGCTGAAGGCCAATTCCCGCAAAGGGGAGTCTCCCAAGGAGAAGAGCCCAGGGCGCAAGGAGGCAGCTCTCGAGCGCCCCTCCCAGGAGCCCCCCGCCTCAGTCCAACTTgtggcagcagcagctgctcccaGCGGCGCCTTCTCTGCTCGTGCCAAGCCGACCTACCCCTACTGTGCACTGCCCAG GTCCCGGGCTTCCTCTGAGAGTGAGTTGGATGATGAAGGCCCTTGTGGTGATGGGGATCCAGGCCTGTTCCCCTTCCCCCTGCCCCGGGGTGGGGCCCAGGCCTCCAGTGAGGAGAGTGAGGAGGAGGGGACATCTGATGAACTCCACCTCCCCACTGACTGCCATTATGCAAACCGGCCTCCTCGGCCACAGGCG TTCTGCACCTTTGGGAGCCGGCTGGTGAGTCCAGGATGCTACGTGTTTAGCCGCCGGCTGGACCGGTTCTGCTCGGCCCTGAGCTCCATGCTGGAACGGCACCTCAGCTCCCACATGTGGAA GAAGATCCCACCGGCGGCTGAGCCTCCATCCCACCTTGTCAGCTCCCTCCCATCTGCTCCCCTGAGTCCATCCCCTACGGGCAGCAGCCCTCGCCTTCCAGGCCCACCTCCCAGACCCACCTGCCCCGCCTCCACGCCCCCCACCAAGGACAGCCTTGTCCCCAGCTACCCTGCAGGCTCCCCCAACGTGGCAGCCGCCTGTAGTCAGGCGGAGTGCATAGGCGGGAGCCAGGCCATCACCTCACCACTGCCTGCCAACACGCCATCCCCGTCGTTCAGCAAGCTCCCACCTTCCAAGGCCAGCAAGTCGTCCAAAGGCAAGGACAGGCTTGAGGTGGAGGCTCCTTCTCGAAAGCGAAAGTTATCGCCCGGCCCCACCACTTTCAAACGGACTTGCATCCTGGAGCCCACTGGAAAAGGCAAGCCCTCTGGATGCCGGGGCCTCACAGCCAAGACTAAACCTGCTCTGGGCCTGGGGCTTAATGGGACGGTGGGGCCAAGAGTGAAGAGGGCAGGGCCTCTGGACTGTCGGGGTTCCCCTCATCAGCCCCCCACGCCAGTCAAGGCCTCTCAGCTGGACAGCCAGGGGGTGGCTGGACATGCGGCCAAGGCCCTGCCGACCAACTGCCTCTCTGAGGAGGAGGTAGCCAAGAAGCGGAAAAACCTGGCCACTTACTGCCGGCCAGTGAAGGCCAAGCACTGCCAGGCCGGTGCCCCTGCTGACGCGGCCTGCTCTGTGCGCCGCAAGAAGCCGGGTCCGGCCCTGGCCTTTGAGGAGAAGTGTTCTACACTGCAG GAACTGGAGCTACCTCTGTTCCCTGAAGGAAAGGAAGTTGGACTCCATGAGCTCTGA